In Paenibacillus sp. FSL R7-0345, a single window of DNA contains:
- a CDS encoding pyridoxamine 5'-phosphate oxidase family protein, producing the protein MRRKEFKIEQEEEITAFLQGMSFGFLGTADEQGFPRVTPLNFVYSEGHFYFHGSHAGGKMDSIRQQMQVCFTVADEYALIPSYFSDPELACPATAYFKSVTAYGQAEIVEDLTEKAAVLTLFMQKLQPEGGYLPITADDPKYRPRLKGVAVVRITPDELTAKFKFGQNLKEDGRADVMRGLTERGGARDGETLEMMQKFCPYHP; encoded by the coding sequence ATGCGCAGAAAAGAATTCAAAATCGAACAGGAAGAAGAAATTACAGCCTTTCTCCAGGGAATGAGTTTCGGCTTTCTGGGAACCGCTGATGAACAGGGCTTCCCCCGGGTCACGCCGCTGAATTTTGTATATTCGGAAGGGCATTTCTATTTTCACGGCAGCCACGCCGGCGGCAAAATGGACAGCATCCGCCAGCAGATGCAGGTCTGCTTCACCGTAGCAGATGAATATGCGCTCATCCCGTCCTATTTTAGTGATCCCGAGCTGGCCTGCCCGGCAACGGCCTACTTTAAAAGCGTAACAGCCTACGGACAAGCTGAGATAGTTGAGGACCTCACAGAAAAGGCAGCCGTCTTAACCCTTTTTATGCAAAAGCTCCAGCCAGAGGGTGGCTATCTTCCTATCACGGCTGATGATCCCAAATACCGGCCGCGCCTGAAGGGTGTTGCGGTGGTCCGGATTACTCCTGACGAGCTGACCGCCAAATTCAAATTCGGCCAGAATCTCAAGGAGGACGGGCGTGCAGACGTTATGCGCGGCCTCACAGAGCGCGGTGGAGCCCGGGATGGCGAAACGCTGGAGATGATGCAGAAATTTTGCCCGTATCATCCTTAA
- a CDS encoding aminotransferase class I/II-fold pyridoxal phosphate-dependent enzyme, with the protein MNPLAGQLNDNIKAGNEHVYNMLSNLGKAIYFPKEGILSQSAEATAHAKKYNATIGIATEHGVPMHLAVIQDKLSAYNPKDLYSYAPPAGKPELRTVWREKMLRENPSLEGKSFGNPIVTNALTHGLSIVADLFAEEGDAIIYPDKNWENYELTFGIRRLSHIVNYPLFTEDMKFNSEGLLDALLAQKDRGKAIVLLNFPNNPTGYTPGLEEGEAIVAAILRAAEEGINVVVVSDDAYFGLFFENSLKESLFGRLANLHPRVLAVKVDGATKEEFVWGFRVGFITYASEDKELLAALEQKTLGIIRATISSGAHPSQTFVLDALKSPEFPEQKEEKFQIMKGRANKVKALLDSGKYGDDVWTYYPFNSGYFMCLKLHTVPAEELRLHLIHNYGLGTIALGETDLRVAFSCIEEDQLEELFDMVYAGVRDLEQANK; encoded by the coding sequence ATGAATCCACTGGCTGGACAATTGAACGACAACATCAAGGCAGGCAATGAACATGTGTACAATATGCTCTCCAATCTTGGCAAGGCAATCTATTTTCCAAAAGAGGGCATTCTGAGCCAATCTGCGGAAGCGACGGCTCATGCGAAGAAATATAACGCTACCATCGGTATTGCAACTGAACACGGCGTGCCAATGCACCTTGCCGTCATTCAGGATAAGCTGTCCGCTTACAATCCCAAAGACCTGTACAGCTATGCCCCTCCTGCCGGCAAACCTGAGCTGCGCACCGTATGGCGGGAGAAAATGCTGCGTGAAAATCCTTCACTCGAAGGCAAATCCTTCGGTAACCCCATTGTGACCAACGCTTTGACCCACGGGCTAAGTATTGTTGCCGATCTGTTCGCCGAAGAAGGCGATGCCATCATTTATCCGGACAAGAACTGGGAGAATTACGAGCTGACCTTCGGCATCCGCCGGCTCAGCCACATCGTCAATTATCCGCTGTTCACTGAAGATATGAAGTTCAACAGCGAAGGCCTGCTTGATGCCCTGCTGGCCCAGAAGGACCGCGGCAAAGCCATCGTACTGCTGAACTTCCCTAATAACCCTACCGGCTATACACCGGGCCTTGAAGAAGGTGAAGCCATCGTTGCCGCTATTCTCCGTGCCGCTGAAGAAGGCATTAATGTAGTCGTGGTCAGCGATGACGCTTATTTCGGACTCTTTTTCGAGAATTCACTCAAGGAATCACTGTTCGGCCGCCTGGCTAACCTGCATCCGCGCGTGCTTGCGGTTAAGGTTGACGGAGCTACCAAGGAGGAGTTTGTCTGGGGCTTCCGCGTTGGCTTTATCACCTACGCTTCGGAGGATAAAGAGCTGCTGGCTGCCCTGGAGCAGAAGACGCTCGGTATTATCCGCGCAACAATTTCCAGCGGTGCCCATCCATCACAGACCTTTGTGCTGGACGCCTTGAAATCGCCGGAGTTCCCGGAGCAGAAGGAAGAAAAGTTCCAGATTATGAAAGGCCGTGCCAATAAAGTGAAGGCGCTGCTCGACAGCGGTAAATACGGTGACGATGTATGGACCTATTATCCGTTCAACTCCGGCTATTTCATGTGTCTGAAGCTGCATACTGTACCGGCTGAAGAGCTGCGTCTCCACCTGATCCATAATTACGGCCTGGGCACCATTGCCCTGGGCGAGACGGATCTGCGCGTTGCTTTCTCCTGTATCGAAGAGGACCAGCTCGAAGAGCTGTTCGACATGGTATACGCCGGCGTCCGCGACCTGGAGCAGGCCAATAAATAA
- a CDS encoding ABC transporter permease — protein sequence MDLKELRRQRRSRFMGSMIPYVGYVIRSGVAMVLLLVLIAFSAWYTALLRDTPSDLPIRWIMLVFLLPAAVHSSFRTYLQSPDTIFLLPQGHRMKEYFAPSWVSGNVWKILRMAFILITLWPLYIRTDASPQSLLLTALVLIAVKLLSSYGLWREIAMLSRPAAAGYQLLRWAIGGLMIAAWLWQPPLRALIFIVILAAAYFAALRVPNRHAVPWERLIATEKNQGTRALMMLGWFVDVPGREQRVYARRYLSRWGGGIAWKRDSAYRFLLTKSFARGDVFGIVLRIAVLGMLLVLWNRSSYAGTGIYLFFLFIIGIQLSALRKLHSESFWLTVYPLPAGSRADSTTQFIFRTLLVTAALLGWPFLFTLAAQPFLATLSLLAGALLAFFFKVYMQRKAADPDDDL from the coding sequence ATGGATTTGAAAGAGCTGCGCCGGCAGCGGCGCAGCCGGTTCATGGGCAGCATGATCCCCTATGTGGGATATGTAATCAGAAGCGGTGTAGCGATGGTTCTGCTGCTGGTGCTGATTGCCTTTTCAGCCTGGTATACCGCACTGCTGCGTGACACACCGTCCGATCTGCCGATCCGCTGGATCATGCTGGTGTTCCTGCTGCCTGCAGCGGTGCACAGCAGCTTCCGGACTTATCTGCAGAGTCCGGATACGATCTTTCTGCTGCCGCAGGGCCACCGGATGAAGGAGTATTTTGCGCCTTCCTGGGTTAGCGGGAATGTCTGGAAAATCCTGCGCATGGCCTTCATTCTCATCACTTTATGGCCGCTGTACATACGCACGGACGCTTCGCCCCAATCCCTGCTGCTCACAGCCCTGGTACTGATTGCAGTAAAGCTGTTGTCCAGCTACGGGCTGTGGAGGGAGATTGCAATGCTGTCGCGTCCTGCAGCAGCCGGCTACCAGCTGCTGCGCTGGGCGATTGGCGGATTAATGATAGCAGCCTGGCTGTGGCAGCCGCCGCTGCGCGCACTGATCTTTATCGTCATTCTGGCTGCAGCCTATTTCGCGGCGCTCCGTGTTCCTAACCGGCATGCCGTTCCCTGGGAGCGGCTGATTGCCACCGAGAAGAACCAGGGCACAAGAGCCCTGATGATGCTCGGCTGGTTCGTGGATGTGCCGGGACGCGAGCAGCGGGTCTACGCCCGGCGTTATCTGTCCCGCTGGGGCGGCGGCATCGCCTGGAAACGGGATAGCGCCTACCGCTTCCTGCTGACCAAAAGCTTCGCCCGCGGCGATGTCTTCGGCATCGTGCTGCGGATCGCCGTGCTGGGTATGCTGCTGGTATTATGGAACCGCAGCAGCTATGCCGGAACCGGCATCTATCTGTTCTTCCTCTTCATCATCGGCATCCAGTTGTCCGCACTGCGCAAGCTGCACAGCGAGTCGTTCTGGCTGACGGTGTACCCGCTCCCGGCAGGCAGCAGGGCGGACAGCACGACGCAATTCATTTTCCGGACGCTGCTTGTAACGGCGGCGCTGCTCGGCTGGCCTTTTCTGTTCACGCTGGCTGCACAGCCGTTCCTGGCCACCCTCAGCTTGCTGGCTGGTGCGCTGCTGGCCTTTTTTTTCAAAGTGTACATGCAGCGTAAAGCGGCTGATCCGGATGATGATCTGTAG
- a CDS encoding ABC transporter ATP-binding protein — protein MNNAPVLQITGLSGGYSLNKPVLHDIGLQVQPGEMVGLIGLNGAGKSTTMKHILGLMSPHKGEITVQGKTRAADPEGYHSALTFVPESPLLYEEMTVREHVEFTARAYGVERSDYETRSLQLAALFNMEDKMDTLSSHLSKGMKQKVMIMCAFVARPALYVIDEPFLGLDPLGIRSLLDFMMELKQSGASILLSSHILSTIENYCDRFIVLHRGKVIAQGTLAEMTEAAGLHGLNLEQLFYELVQGGK, from the coding sequence ATGAATAATGCCCCCGTACTGCAAATTACGGGATTAAGCGGAGGTTACAGCCTGAACAAGCCGGTGCTGCATGATATCGGCCTGCAGGTCCAGCCAGGCGAAATGGTCGGGCTGATCGGACTGAACGGAGCAGGCAAGAGTACAACGATGAAGCACATCCTTGGGCTGATGTCGCCGCATAAGGGCGAAATCACCGTTCAGGGCAAGACCCGTGCTGCGGACCCGGAAGGGTATCACAGCGCACTGACGTTCGTGCCGGAATCGCCTCTTTTGTATGAGGAGATGACGGTCCGCGAGCATGTTGAATTTACGGCCAGGGCTTACGGCGTGGAACGCAGCGATTATGAGACCCGCAGCCTGCAGCTGGCCGCACTGTTCAATATGGAGGACAAGATGGATACACTGTCCTCCCATTTGTCCAAGGGGATGAAGCAGAAGGTTATGATTATGTGTGCCTTTGTAGCCCGGCCGGCACTCTATGTGATTGACGAGCCTTTTCTGGGGCTTGATCCGCTTGGCATCCGCTCCCTGCTTGACTTCATGATGGAGCTGAAGCAATCGGGAGCATCCATTCTGCTCAGCTCGCATATTCTCTCCACCATTGAGAATTATTGCGACCGCTTTATCGTGCTGCACCGCGGCAAGGTTATTGCCCAGGGGACACTGGCAGAGATGACCGAAGCTGCAGGTCTGCACGGGCTGAACCTGGAGCAGCTGTTCTACGAACTGGTGCAGGGAGGGAAATGA
- a CDS encoding DEAD/DEAH box helicase: MTNASFAAIGIQEDLVARLAEFGITAPSPVQEQTIPLLLEGRDVLAASQTGTGKTLAYLLPLLQGINPEQRVVQKLVLAPTQELAMQILREAERYGDHRGIKVMGLIGGAAIKRQIDKLREHPQLVVGTPGRIRELIGLRKLKMHEVSTIVIDEADQMFQLSGAGEVAKIVSSALRTRQLVMLSATIGPETKALASREMKNPAEIGIDPGVMTAQTLEHHYVVTEERNKVDMLRRIIRHYNPKRAIVFVNATEDIAEVEAKLNHLGLTAAALYGDADKVTRSNVLAKFRDGKFRVLVASDVAARGLDIEELTLVVSFDPAFDAEHYVHRAGRTGRMGKRGLSVTIVTEQQTFIMRKFARELNIQLEERAMSAGKVLAADEVRKPALGRGEGDAGQRRESAAPRGGKPVQTASVQPDAPGARPAAARPDGEGSGAAMRREPQHGSARAAGGRSGAGSAPASGGKSRSNAEREKNRKNKGAPKWLKNKTTGGDGQ; this comes from the coding sequence ATGACTAACGCTTCTTTTGCGGCCATCGGCATTCAGGAGGACCTTGTTGCCCGGTTGGCGGAATTCGGCATTACCGCCCCATCCCCTGTTCAGGAGCAGACGATTCCGCTGCTGCTGGAGGGAAGGGATGTACTGGCCGCTTCCCAGACAGGAACAGGCAAGACGCTGGCCTATCTGCTGCCGTTGCTTCAAGGAATAAATCCGGAGCAGAGAGTGGTGCAAAAGCTGGTGCTGGCCCCGACCCAGGAGCTGGCCATGCAGATTCTGCGCGAGGCGGAGCGCTACGGCGATCACCGCGGCATTAAGGTGATGGGTCTGATCGGCGGAGCGGCAATCAAACGTCAGATCGACAAGCTGCGTGAGCATCCGCAGCTTGTCGTCGGCACACCGGGACGCATCCGCGAACTGATTGGCCTGCGCAAGCTGAAAATGCATGAAGTCAGCACCATTGTGATCGATGAGGCCGACCAGATGTTCCAGCTCAGCGGAGCCGGAGAGGTGGCCAAGATCGTCAGCAGCGCGCTGCGCACGCGCCAGCTGGTAATGCTGTCTGCGACCATCGGTCCGGAGACAAAGGCCCTTGCATCGCGGGAAATGAAGAACCCGGCCGAGATCGGCATTGATCCGGGCGTGATGACTGCCCAGACACTGGAGCATCATTATGTGGTGACAGAAGAACGGAACAAGGTGGATATGCTGCGCCGTATTATCCGCCACTACAACCCCAAGCGGGCGATTGTGTTCGTCAACGCGACGGAGGATATTGCCGAGGTTGAGGCCAAGCTGAACCATCTCGGCTTGACGGCAGCAGCACTGTACGGTGATGCCGACAAGGTTACGCGCAGCAACGTGCTGGCGAAATTCCGCGACGGCAAGTTCCGCGTGCTGGTCGCCAGCGACGTGGCGGCCCGGGGTCTGGACATTGAGGAGCTGACGCTCGTCGTCAGCTTCGATCCGGCCTTTGACGCCGAGCACTATGTGCACCGGGCCGGCCGTACCGGGCGCATGGGCAAACGCGGGCTGTCGGTGACGATCGTTACCGAGCAGCAGACGTTTATCATGCGCAAGTTCGCCCGCGAGCTCAATATCCAGCTCGAGGAGCGGGCGATGTCCGCCGGCAAGGTGCTGGCGGCGGATGAGGTCCGCAAGCCGGCGCTAGGCCGCGGCGAAGGGGATGCAGGCCAGCGCCGGGAGAGCGCAGCTCCGCGCGGCGGCAAGCCGGTGCAGACGGCGTCTGTGCAGCCGGATGCGCCAGGTGCAAGGCCGGCGGCAGCGCGGCCGGACGGCGAGGGCTCCGGCGCGGCTATGCGCCGCGAGCCGCAGCACGGGAGCGCCCGGGCCGCAGGCGGACGCAGTGGAGCCGGCTCTGCTCCGGCTTCGGGCGGCAAGTCGCGCAGCAATGCGGAACGCGAGAAGAACCGAAAGAACAAAGGAGCGCCAAAGTGGCTCAAGAACAAAACCACGGGAGGTGACGGTCAATGA
- a CDS encoding SDR family oxidoreductase, whose protein sequence is MQQLKDKIVVITGASSGIGALTAQMLSTKGAVPVLLARSEKKLKETAGGIQGQYGLYTCDVTDESEVNRVFAEILDVYGRIDILLNNAGYGKFAGFTEMEPQEFADMMDVNYMGIVRCTKAVVPHMLQRGSGQIVNVASMAGKIGTARSVSYTATKHAVLGFTNALRQELRKSGITVSAVNPGPIATDFFKTADPSGNYEKNVARMMMTPQHVSTQIVKLMEKRKEEIDLPGIAGFGIRLYGLFPRLADKLTYNAMNRK, encoded by the coding sequence ATGCAGCAGCTTAAAGACAAGATTGTTGTGATTACAGGAGCTTCGAGCGGAATCGGGGCCCTTACGGCCCAGATGCTGAGCACAAAAGGAGCTGTTCCCGTGCTGCTGGCCCGCTCGGAGAAGAAGCTGAAAGAGACGGCAGGCGGAATTCAGGGCCAGTACGGACTGTACACCTGCGATGTTACGGATGAGTCTGAAGTGAACCGGGTTTTCGCTGAAATTCTGGATGTTTACGGCAGAATTGATATTCTGCTGAACAACGCCGGATACGGCAAATTCGCCGGGTTCACCGAGATGGAGCCGCAGGAATTCGCTGATATGATGGACGTCAATTACATGGGCATTGTCCGCTGTACCAAGGCTGTTGTTCCGCATATGCTGCAGCGGGGTAGCGGGCAGATCGTCAATGTAGCCTCTATGGCCGGCAAAATCGGAACAGCCCGTTCCGTTTCCTATACGGCAACCAAACATGCCGTGCTGGGCTTTACCAATGCCCTGCGCCAGGAGCTGCGCAAGAGCGGAATTACTGTGTCGGCGGTCAATCCGGGACCGATTGCCACTGATTTTTTCAAAACGGCTGATCCTTCCGGTAACTATGAGAAAAATGTAGCCCGGATGATGATGACGCCGCAGCATGTCTCAACTCAAATCGTCAAGCTGATGGAGAAGCGCAAGGAAGAGATTGATCTCCCCGGGATTGCCGGCTTCGGTATCCGGCTGTATGGTTTGTTCCCCCGTCTGGCAGACAAGCTGACTTATAACGCAATGAACCGTAAATAG
- a CDS encoding chemotaxis protein CheX — MKAEVINPFLESARIVIEQVVQVSPSTGNLGIKDIELIDNHIWIQVGMTGQLSGDIIFGLEEHVALKMVSAMMGGYPIAEMDEMGQSAISELGNMISGNASTILSNQGVSVDITPPKLMKLESMAVFPRKALSIPLLMEGIGELDIQVMIS; from the coding sequence ATGAAAGCAGAAGTAATCAATCCATTTCTAGAGTCTGCACGCATTGTAATTGAGCAGGTGGTTCAGGTCTCGCCATCCACCGGAAATCTGGGCATCAAGGATATTGAACTGATCGATAACCATATATGGATTCAGGTCGGGATGACGGGACAGCTCAGCGGGGATATTATATTCGGGCTTGAGGAGCATGTGGCGCTGAAGATGGTATCCGCAATGATGGGCGGCTATCCGATTGCAGAAATGGATGAAATGGGACAGAGTGCAATTTCGGAGCTGGGCAATATGATCAGCGGAAATGCCAGTACGATCCTATCCAATCAAGGGGTATCCGTTGATATTACACCTCCGAAGCTGATGAAGCTGGAGAGCATGGCTGTTTTCCCGCGCAAAGCACTTAGCATCCCGCTGCTTATGGAAGGCATTGGGGAACTTGATATTCAGGTAATGATTTCTTAG